The DNA region CAAGAAAAATCAGTTAAACAAAAGATTTGGCATCAACAAATGCAAGTTGGACCTGTCGCTCATAACCTTTCACCTTTATGTAACTCATTTCATGCAAAGCCCAAATTAAACACCAGTTGTTTTAcattgcattaactaaattctgaagattaAATTCATTTTCATGTTATTCATTAATATTGAACAGTAAAGattaaattcattgcattttcttgttctcttttgattgacaggatatatcggccATGACCATCTGTGGTTTATAAAGTAATAGCTTTTATCAACCGATGCTATTATTTTGGTGCCTCTTTAGTTGCTTCTTAAtatgcttttaaaaagtacacccaTTTTTGAAGAACCATCAGCAGACTTAGCTTGCTGGGATCAATAACACGTGACCtggatattcatgcatttttcaGGGTAAGAGACATgggtaaataaatataaagtatATAGTGTTGCACTATATTTggttataaaaacaaaagcagTAGATGATTTTCAAAACCAtaataaaatgtcttttttcAGTCCATCAAGAACTGGGAATAACCAGCAGTGTTCGAATTCCAGTAAAGTGATTGAGGAAAtgattcaatgttcaaactgagAACCCATCACTGAGATGGTATCAGTATCACTTAGACACTGTACCGAGTCTTATCATCCATACGAGTACTATAAAGTTTTCCAGTGCCTATCAGATTCTTCATTCCTCCATTGTTGCTACTGTATGCAGATGTATTTTTTCCACCATGACTTTGagattattttgattttatCAGCAGTACTGTTGACCTTTCGTTCTCTCCTTGCCCTCCGGTCCGAATGTCGGAGGCCTACGGAGATGGCGGCGTCGAACACCTCCTTCAAGTTTTTCTGTGTGAGGGAGGAGCATTCCACGTAGGCTACCGCTCCGACTTTGTCCGCGAGCACGCAGGCGTCCTCTTCCGGGACGGGTTGCTCGCGCCTGCGTGCCAGTTCGATGAGGACCTTGACGTCCTGCCGCAGGTCGCACTGGGTGCCCACCAGCAACACGGGTGTGAGGGGACAACGGCGGCGAATCTCCGGTACCCATTTCTCGCTGACGTTCTGGAAGGAGGCGGGGCTAACCACACTGAAGCACAACAGGAGGACGTCGGTTCGCGTGTAGCAGAAATGTCGCAACTTATCGAATTCGTCCTGTGACGAGAAAAAAAAGAGAGGGGGTAAATGTGATGTACAAACAATTCGATGACTCCTCAATTGAGATGCACCTAATCATACACCAAATAATGAATATACTATCATTTATTCACCCAACCTGTATGAtgaaattatacatttatttagtgaggaaaagcaataaaaaaaataaaaagtctcAGACTGAACCCTCATGTCGCAAGCGAATGATAATATTTTCATTTCGTAGTGATTACCAAACCATATCATCACAGACATTATTTAGATGCTTGCGTAAGAAAAATCCTTGTGAGGCCTTCTCAAAAATCATTTGCAGGATCCCAAATTGTTATTCCAAACAATAAAATCTCTTAAGCCACTCTGGGGAGTTTTATAATTCCCCCGAGCAATTAAAGGAAATTACAGGCTGGCGTTCGCAAAGAACATTGCATGTGGAACGTGCAGCGAGCGCTTTAATCTTTAAAACTCGGCCAAGGTTTTTAACTCTGGCACACCCTGTCCCGTTTACGCCGTACATGAAAACATAAATCAGAGGAACTTTTGGAGAACAGCACCTCTCGCATCTCGGATTACACTAGTACGCTTAATGGTTAACAGTTCTGATCCTTTTCAATGCTTTTTTTTATCTATCTTTTGTTTTACGAACTTCTCTAATATGAATTACTTTCTCAAATGTGTGTCTACATGCTGACTCATTGACATTTAACATGCAATCAAcatatgcttttatccaaaggtatacatttttatttatacagtatGCATGTTCCCTGGGTTTTAACCCATGACCTTAATGCAATGCTATACAAGAGATATCGTATGATTTAAAATTTAATCTCGACACCTGCAAAACATAATTGAAATATACTAAATCCCATTTGATCCCACAAGCGAGAGACTTTTGTTTCCCTGTAAAACTATCCTTTTGTTTTTCCGCTTTTGGCATATGTTCGTTCCTTATATGAAAGACTGCGGTATAAGCTACTTTAACTGGTTCGCCCAGCATGTGCCTGCATTTGTTGTATAAAAGGATTTATTGTACAAAATGGGAGGAGtgtttatttgttaaaaaattgAATTCAAACAATCCAGTAGAAATCTGAATCAATGCAATGAATAAAATCTTTTGACATGCAAACATGGAAATTATTAGAAATCTAGTTACACAACTGCAGCTATTAACAAGtggcattaaaatgtttgaCGTAAGAAGCGATGCTCGGAGGTACAACCGGCGGTTGCGCTGTACTTTGTCGAAGCCTGTGTGAGCTCCAATAACTACGGTGCCAATAGCTTGAGGATTGTTGACTTCACCTTTACGGTTTCCTCACAGTATGTGATCTTATCCGATTGCTAGGCGTTTGGGCTTTTCAATCACTTTCCAAATCCTCTTTTCAGCAAGCAATAAAAGGGAATTTGATTCTGATGCAGAACATTCAAATTGAATGGAAACGAACGTGACAAAATAGAAACGATTGGAAAATGTGAGGTAATGCAAGACCCACTTTTCTTTAATGCGGGAGGCAAAACGTATACACAGTGATGTCATACATTCTCAGAAAAAGGTACagaagttgtcactgggactaTACCTTATCActctttaaaaaatgctgggttatttttaaccccaCGTTGGGTCAGAAAGGGTCAAgcacacactgtcagaaataaaggtacaaaactgtaccttttctgtcactggggctgtaccctttcgaaaagtacagctttgcacctagggatttcattttagtagctcagaggtacatactgggaccaaatagagcttattagtacatcaaaaatacatattagtatctcaaaggtacataatgGTGGtagtaaatgtttacatatctgtaccaaatggtccatacaattacctttttaaagggtacatattttgccttttttctaacaatgtaggtccttaaggtatggtaatctacccaaaattgtattctgttttgtattcctgtaaaggaaCCAAaaggaaacttagggtacagaaAAGGttctgtacctttatttctgacagtgcagcagaaaatatttataattgacccaacaatgggttaaaacaacccaacaggCTGGGTTTCTcgctttttgacccaacactgggttgaaaataaccctttgttttttaaagtgtataaaATGGTcctatatgtaccatttaggtacagatatgtacattagaggtaccaatatgcatcgtttaggtacaaaagtgtactttttcaaaaaaggtACCGCCTCAGCGACAACTTTTATACCTTCATGTACCTTTTTTGAGAGTGTACGTGaaccattttaattttttagctTTTAATAGTCTTTCATGCACTACAAAGACCCTTTGTACCTTGAATGCATATGCAGATGTTAAAGGTCCTTTATGAAACCATACAGTCTGACAAATAACACTATTTTTAAGATAGTAAGTGGCGAGTTTCCATTCTGACTGCATTGTGAAGGTGGATGAAGGTGCACTTAAACTCTTACCTGTCCAGCGGTGTCACAAAGCTGAAGTCTGACAGGCTGACCATCCACCTGTACAACCGctacagaaagagagaaaaagtaATGAGTCACTTCACTCGAaagacaaacacacacctgtTTCCATTGAGTCACCTGACATTGTGAACAAAAACAGGCCTTCACATATCATATAAAAGTGCTCAAGCCTTGTAAAAGCAATAGTGCAAGACTGCAATTCTTATTGTAATTCATAATTTTGACCTTGATCATGGAGTCCTTGAATCAAATAAATCTGATTCACGAATGAAAGTCACTAAAAAGATTTGTTTAGAAATCCACAATCACTGCTTTTTTCATGCAGCACGGAGTGAATGGCAAGATTTTTTGTGAATAAGACTTCAATTTCAGTTTGCTGGTATATTGATAAATCTGGGTGTCGATTATCTCAGTCTTTCATTCATTGTTTGAAGAACTGTACAGAATCGATGGGAAAGTAAGTTAATTTCAACATGCCTCTGTAAAGTGAACTTATGAAACACAATAACCGAGATCTTGGTGATATCCCACTTCAAAGCGTTTTAGCCTTTAAGGAGCCATTGTGTAATTGTCTCCAAATCCCCGTCATATGATCCTTAATTCAGCCCCTTTCTCCCCAAAGTGCCACCTGTTGAATTGCGTAACTGCTCTGAAATCAGTCCGCAGATGCCAGATCTTGTTCCAGGGGTTGAGGATGACATCACCATGGTGAACCAGCATACAATATCAGCTCAGAGATTTTGCAACAAGTGGACCCAATGGATTTTATAGGCCGGATTTATAGGTCAGGCGTTGTTGCGCAAGGGCTTTACGATAACACAAAGACATGTTTGTGGGGGACTACTGGAGATATGAACAATGACAACTAGACACCAGACAAAAGCCATTCATAATCAACGAGAAAAATCTGTTTTGAGGTTTAAACATTCA from Paramisgurnus dabryanus chromosome 8, PD_genome_1.1, whole genome shotgun sequence includes:
- the rhoub gene encoding ras homolog family member Ub, which codes for MDYSNLMAPPVPPHKPRTPSLAHGQGRLLKCVFLGDGAVGKTSLIVSYTTNGYPTKYVPTAFDDFSAVVQVDGQPVRLQLCDTAGQDEFDKLRHFCYTRTDVLLLCFSVVSPASFQNVSEKWVPEIRRRCPLTPVLLVGTQCDLRQDVKVLIELARRREQPVPEEDACVLADKVGAVAYVECSSLTQKNLKEVFDAAISVGLRHSDRRARRERKVNSTADKIKIISKSWWKKYICIQ